Proteins encoded by one window of Chryseobacterium aquaeductus:
- a CDS encoding Fur family transcriptional regulator, giving the protein MKKEIESKLIYKNTKPTSMRILVYDFLSTQNKALSLSEIENHFENADRTTIYRTLKTFEEKGIVHSIQENTTTKYTLCHDDCDEKTHKDWHLHFYCKICKQTTCKEDISFQENSKTDFRIDEIRLFAKGICENCLESLQ; this is encoded by the coding sequence ATGAAAAAAGAAATAGAAAGCAAATTGATCTACAAAAACACCAAACCTACAAGCATGAGGATTTTGGTGTACGACTTTCTAAGTACGCAAAATAAGGCACTTTCATTATCTGAAATCGAAAATCATTTTGAAAATGCTGACCGCACAACCATTTACCGTACTTTGAAAACCTTCGAAGAAAAAGGTATCGTTCACAGTATTCAGGAAAATACAACAACAAAGTATACATTATGCCATGATGATTGTGACGAAAAAACACACAAAGACTGGCATCTTCATTTCTACTGCAAAATCTGCAAGCAAACAACCTGCAAGGAAGATATTTCGTTTCAAGAAAATAGTAAAACTGATTTCAGAATTGACGAAATAAGGCTTTTTGCAAAAGGTATTTGTGAAAACTGTTTAGAAAGTTTGCAATAG
- a CDS encoding LysM peptidoglycan-binding domain-containing protein, whose protein sequence is MFLSFSAQKTHTVIKGDNPYNISKKYGITIDELQKLNPKFKDGKLAIGDVLNVKLGTTAVAKNTSSQTGRIIIQPKQTIYGITKQYRISETDLRKLNPELEAHMKIGNEITLPLDSIKKYGGSEAVIATAKPAAVPVESVSANNTKTVIDSGNERSSSANSSSNQDEYATYTVEQGDTVFSIVNKFGVSIDELVALNPDLSKGLKAGMILRIKKLDAAYVKKSGDALSVVLMLPFGYSTNETQYRAMAIDFLTGAKLAIERNAAKGQKLDIKIVDSGNEASFKSSLTQINPNNTDLIIGPFFKSNVIDLLDFTKTQKIPVVAPFANSPELYNYSNLIIVETNDQTYSDKIVEEVKTVYSDQKIYIVADSKKENANYIKANLEKSVKNANVTIVNSANDIQLDQNMMTGQSAPVIAILASDNDTVGEAFSNRMIALSKEVQGMKAFSMYLVPSFDKKVDELSQASLTYLMDRKINTEGDFEKEILAAYKAKYCKIPGKYAVIGFDVVNDMLARENKKGEIFKQMNKVQTQLATKFEFVKSKTNGAYVNTGFRVIRLVP, encoded by the coding sequence ATGTTTCTGAGTTTTTCTGCACAGAAAACACACACGGTTATAAAAGGTGATAATCCTTATAATATTTCAAAAAAATATGGCATTACTATCGATGAATTGCAGAAACTAAATCCGAAATTTAAAGACGGAAAGTTAGCGATCGGTGATGTTCTCAACGTGAAATTAGGAACTACAGCGGTTGCGAAAAATACAAGTTCGCAAACCGGAAGAATTATTATACAGCCGAAACAAACTATCTACGGTATTACCAAGCAATACAGAATTTCTGAAACAGATTTAAGAAAATTAAATCCTGAGTTGGAGGCTCATATGAAAATTGGTAACGAAATAACTTTACCTCTAGACAGTATAAAAAAATATGGAGGAAGTGAAGCGGTAATAGCGACAGCAAAACCTGCTGCTGTTCCGGTAGAAAGCGTTTCTGCAAACAATACAAAAACAGTAATTGATTCTGGTAACGAAAGATCTTCATCTGCAAATTCTTCTTCTAATCAAGACGAATATGCAACGTACACCGTTGAGCAGGGAGATACCGTTTTCTCGATCGTAAATAAATTTGGTGTAAGCATTGACGAGTTAGTTGCATTAAATCCGGATTTGTCGAAAGGTCTAAAAGCAGGAATGATTCTTAGAATTAAGAAACTTGATGCAGCTTACGTAAAGAAGAGTGGTGATGCTTTGAGTGTGGTTTTAATGCTCCCTTTTGGTTATAGCACCAACGAAACACAGTACCGTGCAATGGCAATTGATTTCCTTACCGGAGCGAAATTGGCAATCGAAAGAAATGCTGCTAAAGGTCAGAAATTAGATATAAAAATCGTTGATTCCGGAAATGAGGCTTCTTTTAAAAGCTCGTTGACGCAGATTAATCCTAATAATACAGATTTAATTATTGGTCCGTTCTTCAAGTCGAATGTAATTGATTTATTAGATTTCACAAAAACTCAGAAAATTCCTGTAGTTGCACCATTTGCAAACTCTCCGGAACTCTATAATTACAGTAATTTGATTATTGTTGAAACCAACGACCAAACGTATTCTGATAAAATTGTTGAGGAAGTAAAAACGGTTTATTCTGATCAAAAAATATATATTGTTGCAGATTCTAAAAAAGAAAATGCAAATTATATCAAAGCAAATCTCGAAAAGTCTGTCAAAAATGCAAATGTTACCATTGTAAATTCAGCAAATGATATTCAGCTGGATCAAAATATGATGACTGGGCAATCTGCACCTGTAATTGCAATTTTGGCAAGTGATAATGATACTGTGGGAGAAGCTTTTTCCAACAGAATGATTGCGCTTTCAAAAGAAGTTCAGGGTATGAAGGCTTTTAGTATGTATTTAGTTCCAAGTTTTGATAAAAAAGTGGACGAGTTGAGCCAGGCTAGTTTGACCTATCTGATGGACAGAAAAATCAATACTGAAGGTGATTTTGAAAAAGAAATATTAGCTGCTTATAAAGCTAAATATTGTAAAATCCCCGGAAAATATGCCGTAATCGGTTTTGATGTTGTGAACGATATGTTGGCAAGAGAAAACAAAAAAGGCGAAATTTTCAAGCAAATGAATAAGGTACAGACACAACTTGCCACAAAATTTGAATTCGTAAAATCTAAAACCAACGGTGCCTACGTTAATACCGGATTCCGGGTAATTAGACTAGTTCCGTAA
- a CDS encoding heavy metal translocating P-type ATPase, with translation MEECCSIKPKKKHNHSENEGHDHDNAGKSIFQMFLPAIISFIVLISGIILDHYIKTVWFNGWVRLVWYLVAYIPVGIPVLKEAFESIKSGDVFSEFFLMGIATIGAFAIKEYPEGVAVMLFYSVGEVFQGMAVTRAQSNIKSLLDQRPDEVTILENGKPKVMKAEKANIDDVIQLRSGEKLGLDGELLSERASFNTSALTGESKPDTKVKGETVLAGMINQNTVCLVKVTTEYKDSKLSKILEMVQNATSQKAPTELFIRKFAKIYTPIVVFFAVGITFVPYFFVEDYQFKSWLYKALVFLVISCPCALVISIPLGYFGGIGAASRNGILIKGSNFLDVLANIQNVVMDKTGTMTKGVFKIQEVHFNNEFNKDEILKLVNALESQSTHPVATAIHEFVGEVDHSIQLENVEEIAGLGLKAVIGGKELLVGNFKLLEKLNIQFDFKPENVVYTLIAVAYDKIFAGYLTIADSIKADAQLTIDKLKSLGVKTTMLSGDKTSVVQFVANQLGIENAFGDLLPEDKVSKVKDIKSKNQTVAFVGDGVNDAPVVALSDVGIAMGGLGSDATIETADIVIQDDRPSKIPMAINIGKQTKKIVWQNIAFAFSVKVIVLILGAGGLATMWEAVFADVGVALLAILNAVRIQRMKFN, from the coding sequence ATGGAAGAATGTTGCAGTATAAAACCAAAGAAGAAACATAATCACTCAGAAAATGAGGGTCATGATCATGATAATGCAGGCAAATCAATTTTCCAGATGTTTCTTCCGGCAATTATCTCATTTATTGTACTGATCTCCGGAATTATTTTAGATCATTATATAAAAACTGTTTGGTTCAATGGCTGGGTGCGTCTTGTTTGGTACTTGGTTGCCTATATTCCTGTGGGGATTCCTGTTTTAAAAGAAGCTTTTGAAAGTATAAAAAGCGGTGATGTTTTTTCAGAATTTTTCTTAATGGGCATTGCAACGATCGGAGCTTTTGCTATTAAAGAATATCCTGAAGGAGTTGCTGTAATGTTGTTTTATTCTGTTGGAGAGGTTTTTCAAGGGATGGCAGTTACAAGAGCACAGTCTAATATCAAATCTCTTCTTGATCAACGTCCCGATGAAGTAACCATTTTAGAAAACGGAAAGCCTAAAGTTATGAAAGCTGAGAAAGCGAATATTGACGATGTCATTCAGCTCAGATCTGGCGAGAAATTAGGTCTAGATGGAGAATTATTATCAGAACGAGCATCTTTCAATACTTCTGCACTTACGGGAGAAAGCAAACCGGATACAAAAGTTAAAGGCGAAACGGTCTTAGCCGGAATGATCAATCAAAACACTGTATGTCTGGTAAAAGTCACAACAGAATATAAAGACAGTAAGCTGAGCAAAATTTTAGAAATGGTTCAAAATGCGACGTCTCAGAAAGCACCGACCGAACTTTTTATTAGAAAATTTGCAAAAATTTATACACCAATTGTAGTTTTTTTTGCCGTAGGAATTACTTTCGTCCCTTACTTTTTCGTGGAAGATTATCAATTTAAAAGTTGGTTGTACAAAGCATTGGTTTTTCTTGTGATCTCTTGTCCGTGTGCATTGGTAATTTCTATTCCACTTGGATATTTTGGTGGAATAGGAGCGGCTAGCCGAAACGGAATTTTAATAAAAGGCAGCAATTTTCTGGATGTTCTTGCCAATATTCAAAATGTGGTGATGGATAAAACCGGTACAATGACGAAAGGTGTTTTTAAAATTCAGGAAGTTCATTTTAATAATGAATTTAATAAAGATGAAATATTAAAATTAGTCAATGCTTTAGAAAGCCAGAGTACACATCCGGTCGCAACGGCAATTCACGAATTTGTGGGCGAGGTTGATCATTCTATTCAATTAGAAAATGTGGAAGAAATTGCCGGATTGGGTTTGAAAGCAGTAATTGGTGGGAAAGAATTGTTGGTTGGTAATTTTAAATTGCTCGAAAAACTCAATATTCAGTTTGATTTTAAACCTGAAAATGTAGTTTACACCTTGATTGCAGTGGCTTACGATAAAATATTTGCGGGTTATCTTACAATTGCTGATTCTATTAAAGCTGATGCTCAGTTAACAATTGACAAATTAAAATCTCTAGGCGTAAAAACAACCATGTTGAGTGGAGACAAAACATCAGTGGTTCAATTTGTTGCCAATCAATTAGGAATAGAAAATGCTTTTGGCGATTTGCTTCCCGAGGACAAAGTGAGTAAGGTAAAAGATATTAAATCTAAAAACCAAACTGTGGCTTTTGTAGGTGACGGTGTGAATGACGCGCCTGTGGTAGCGCTAAGTGATGTAGGTATCGCTATGGGAGGTCTCGGAAGCGATGCCACAATAGAAACAGCTGATATTGTCATTCAGGATGACAGACCTAGTAAAATTCCTATGGCAATTAATATCGGCAAACAAACTAAAAAGATTGTTTGGCAAAATATAGCTTTTGCATTTTCTGTAAAGGTAATTGTCTTAATTCTTGGAGCTGGTGGCTTGGCAACGATGTGGGAAGCCGTATTTGCCGACGTTGGTGTGGCATTATTGGCAATACTCAATGCGGTAAGAATCCAGCGCATGAAGTTTAATTAG
- a CDS encoding SMI1/KNR4 family protein — translation MSFINTILSKYKCIKRTEKLDFNFKAIEDKIGFELPQDYKDYSIEYDEHEGFIGEEFIRLWSPENLIDWNTDYQIFENLPKTIAIGDNGNGEFIGIQFIENGNYEIILSTYIDLDPEFNIEIGKSFTDFIERLSQGKTWFNEK, via the coding sequence GTGAGTTTTATTAATACAATTTTGTCCAAATATAAATGCATTAAGCGAACTGAAAAGCTTGATTTTAATTTTAAAGCAATTGAAGATAAAATAGGGTTTGAGTTACCACAAGACTACAAAGACTACTCAATTGAGTATGACGAACATGAAGGATTTATAGGTGAAGAATTTATCAGACTTTGGAGTCCAGAAAACCTGATTGATTGGAATACAGATTATCAAATCTTTGAAAACTTACCAAAAACTATTGCAATTGGAGATAATGGAAACGGAGAATTTATTGGAATACAATTTATTGAAAATGGTAATTACGAAATAATATTATCAACTTATATTGACTTAGATCCAGAATTTAACATTGAAATTGGAAAATCCTTCACTGATTTTATCGAAAGGTTAAGCCAAGGAAAAACGTGGTTTAACGAAAAATAA
- the fabD gene encoding ACP S-malonyltransferase, giving the protein MKALVFPGQGSQFVGMGKELYDSRKDIKDLMEYANEILGFDIISIMFNGADEDLKKTEVTQPSIFIHSVAALKAVNGLGAEMVAGHSLGEFSALVANGVLSFDDGLKLVSERAKAMQAACDANPSSMAAILGLEDAKVEEICATINGIVVPANYNCPGQLVISGETVAVEEACVKLKEAGAKRALLLPVNGAFHSPLMQPAQERLAAAIENTKFRKATIPVYQNITTTAVTDPEQIKNNLISQLTGPVKWTQSVQNMIKDGANNFIEVGPGKTLQGLIKKIDSEVTSASAI; this is encoded by the coding sequence ATGAAAGCACTTGTATTTCCTGGGCAGGGTTCACAGTTTGTGGGTATGGGAAAAGAATTATACGATTCCCGTAAAGACATCAAAGACCTGATGGAGTATGCCAATGAAATCTTAGGATTCGATATTATTTCAATTATGTTTAATGGGGCAGATGAAGATCTGAAAAAAACTGAAGTCACCCAACCCTCCATCTTTATTCATTCCGTAGCTGCTCTGAAAGCGGTAAATGGTTTGGGTGCAGAGATGGTTGCCGGTCACTCATTAGGAGAATTTTCAGCTTTGGTTGCCAATGGAGTTTTATCTTTTGATGATGGATTGAAATTGGTTTCTGAAAGAGCAAAAGCAATGCAGGCAGCATGTGATGCAAATCCTAGTTCAATGGCGGCAATTTTGGGATTAGAAGATGCCAAAGTGGAAGAAATCTGCGCAACAATCAACGGAATTGTAGTTCCTGCGAATTACAATTGCCCGGGACAGTTGGTGATCTCCGGTGAAACTGTAGCTGTAGAAGAAGCCTGCGTGAAGTTGAAAGAAGCAGGAGCAAAAAGAGCTTTGTTGTTACCGGTAAACGGAGCATTTCATTCACCACTGATGCAGCCAGCTCAGGAGAGATTGGCAGCAGCGATTGAGAATACAAAATTCAGAAAAGCGACCATTCCTGTATATCAGAATATTACAACAACAGCAGTTACTGATCCTGAACAAATTAAAAATAATCTTATTTCTCAGTTGACAGGTCCTGTAAAATGGACGCAGTCTGTACAAAATATGATTAAAGACGGTGCTAACAATTTTATTGAAGTAGGACCTGGAAAAACTTTACAAGGATTAATTAAAAAAATTGACAGCGAGGTTACATCAGCTTCCGCAATTTAA
- a CDS encoding superoxide dismutase, whose protein sequence is MKIFKVAAFTAVFAAQFAFAQFKQTPLPYAYNALEGNVDAKTMEIHYSKHAAAYVANLNKAIAGTPQEKQTLFEILSKAGTLPMAVRNNAGGHYNHELFWTVLTPQKNTQPSAKLSKAITDAFGSMDAFKEKMSKAGADRFGSGWAWLSVDKSGKLFVSSTPNQDNPLMDVVEEKGTPIFGIDVWEHAYYLKYQNKRADYLTAIWNVTNWKEVSRRYDEALSKK, encoded by the coding sequence ATGAAAATTTTTAAAGTAGCTGCATTCACTGCAGTTTTTGCAGCGCAGTTTGCGTTCGCACAGTTCAAGCAGACACCTTTACCGTACGCATACAATGCGTTAGAAGGTAATGTTGATGCGAAGACCATGGAAATTCATTATTCTAAACACGCAGCAGCCTATGTTGCCAATTTGAATAAAGCAATTGCCGGAACACCACAAGAGAAGCAAACGCTGTTTGAAATTTTATCAAAAGCAGGAACTTTACCCATGGCAGTAAGAAATAATGCTGGTGGGCATTACAATCATGAATTATTCTGGACGGTTCTAACACCACAGAAAAACACACAGCCATCGGCAAAACTATCAAAAGCAATTACAGATGCATTCGGAAGTATGGATGCTTTTAAAGAGAAAATGAGCAAAGCAGGAGCTGACCGTTTCGGTTCTGGTTGGGCTTGGCTATCTGTTGATAAGAGTGGAAAGTTATTTGTTTCTTCAACTCCTAATCAAGACAATCCGTTGATGGATGTTGTGGAAGAAAAAGGAACTCCAATTTTTGGAATCGACGTTTGGGAACATGCTTATTACCTAAAATATCAAAACAAAAGAGCAGATTATCTTACAGCAATCTGGAATGTTACCAATTGGAAAGAAGTAAGCAGGAGATATGATGAAGCTTTGAGCAAAAAGTAG
- a CDS encoding YHS domain-containing protein, translating to MKTKIIFTVLLSVSLLSCAQEIPKVKHKTKNTTSKSNVKKIKFANAIDPICHMKTEDDMKDTVVYKNKTYGFCSSYCKDEFKKNPEKYVQK from the coding sequence ATGAAAACCAAAATAATTTTTACGGTATTATTGTCCGTTTCATTACTTTCTTGTGCTCAGGAAATCCCTAAAGTAAAGCACAAAACAAAAAATACCACCTCAAAGTCAAATGTGAAAAAGATTAAGTTCGCAAACGCCATTGACCCGATATGTCACATGAAAACCGAAGATGATATGAAAGATACAGTTGTGTATAAGAATAAAACGTACGGTTTTTGCAGTAGCTACTGTAAGGATGAGTTTAAGAAAAATCCTGAGAAGTATGTCCAGAAATAA
- a CDS encoding SCO family protein has product MSRNKKEDNNAKNKIIIPIVIIALLFLGIGFGLSYFKNNLYTVMKVPDFELTDQDSKKVSNKDMLGKVYLVEFFFSKCPTICPVMNSNMRAIEEEINNPEFGIISISIDPENDTPELLKNHAKKIGVQSPNWHFLTGDRAYIGNLADQFDIYVGDKEDEGENLNHSGMIALVDKEGNVRCRYDKDNMPILYYSGLNYEDPSGKIPKLNGKFHPDREFLIEDIKKLLK; this is encoded by the coding sequence ATGTCCAGAAATAAAAAGGAGGATAATAATGCAAAAAATAAGATCATAATTCCGATTGTAATTATTGCTTTGCTCTTTTTAGGAATAGGATTTGGATTAAGCTATTTTAAGAACAATCTTTATACTGTGATGAAGGTTCCGGATTTTGAGCTGACAGATCAGGATAGCAAAAAAGTGAGTAATAAAGATATGTTGGGGAAAGTTTACTTGGTAGAATTTTTCTTTAGTAAATGCCCAACAATATGTCCGGTGATGAATAGCAATATGCGTGCGATTGAAGAAGAAATCAACAATCCCGAATTTGGAATTATCTCAATCAGTATAGATCCGGAAAATGATACACCGGAACTTTTGAAAAATCATGCTAAGAAAATTGGTGTACAGTCTCCAAATTGGCATTTTCTCACGGGTGACAGGGCGTACATTGGAAATCTTGCCGATCAGTTTGATATTTACGTAGGTGATAAAGAAGATGAAGGTGAAAACCTGAATCACAGCGGCATGATTGCATTGGTGGATAAAGAAGGAAATGTGAGATGCAGATATGATAAAGACAATATGCCAATTCTTTATTATTCAGGATTAAACTATGAAGATCCAAGTGGCAAAATCCCAAAATTGAATGGGAAGTTTCATCCTGACAGAGAGTTTTTAATAGAAGATATTAAAAAATTGTTGAAATAA
- a CDS encoding GYDIA family GHMP kinase, with the protein MGEIYSPGKLMLTSEYFAVDGALVLAVPTKLGQEFFFEEKQDGKSLIFWEAYHQNKLWLKAVIDYKSWQILETNITSSAEFILKTLKNVQSLSEIKFKSTQSYYLKTNLQFPSDYGLGSSSTLMNNLAEWANIDPFHLNSISLGGSGYDIAVARAKSAVLYQNKPEIQFEKVDFNPKFKEELIFVHLNQKQDSREGISLYKSKIKSQKLVDEFSDLTRNILLCNELENFSELMMLHEQKISDFIEIPTVKSKFFADCPTFVKSLGAWGGDFVMSAKFEGFKDYFWGKGFSTVYEWGDLVV; encoded by the coding sequence ATGGGCGAGATCTATTCACCGGGAAAGCTGATGCTTACTTCAGAATATTTCGCTGTAGACGGAGCTCTTGTCTTGGCTGTACCCACAAAGCTAGGACAAGAGTTTTTTTTTGAAGAAAAGCAGGATGGAAAATCTTTAATTTTTTGGGAAGCCTATCATCAAAACAAATTATGGTTAAAAGCAGTGATTGATTACAAAAGCTGGCAAATTCTGGAAACCAATATTACATCAAGTGCTGAGTTTATCCTCAAAACTCTTAAGAACGTTCAGAGTCTTTCTGAAATTAAATTTAAAAGCACTCAATCCTATTATTTAAAAACAAATCTTCAATTTCCGTCGGATTACGGCTTGGGAAGTAGCTCTACTTTAATGAACAATTTGGCAGAATGGGCAAATATTGATCCTTTCCATTTAAATTCAATTAGTTTGGGCGGAAGTGGTTATGATATTGCAGTTGCCAGAGCGAAATCTGCAGTTCTTTATCAGAATAAACCTGAAATACAATTTGAAAAAGTAGATTTTAATCCTAAATTCAAAGAAGAATTGATTTTTGTTCACCTTAATCAAAAGCAAGACAGTCGTGAAGGAATTAGTCTTTATAAATCCAAAATAAAGTCTCAAAAACTAGTCGATGAGTTTTCTGATCTCACAAGAAATATTTTGTTATGTAATGAATTGGAAAATTTTTCTGAACTAATGATGTTACATGAGCAAAAGATTTCTGATTTTATTGAAATTCCGACAGTTAAGTCTAAATTTTTCGCAGATTGCCCAACTTTTGTCAAAAGTTTAGGAGCTTGGGGCGGAGATTTTGTAATGAGTGCAAAATTTGAAGGCTTCAAGGACTATTTTTGGGGAAAAGGTTTTTCAACTGTTTATGAATGGGGAGATTTAGTTGTTTGA
- the pckA gene encoding phosphoenolpyruvate carboxykinase (ATP) encodes MKNAKIIQDLQKLGIKGEYELTYNPSYEELYQAEISPENQGFEKAELTESGAVSVQTGIFTGRSPKDRYIVQDDVTKDTIFWDGKVNLPTTPEIFQSCKDLVLQQLSGAKKIYVVDTFCGTNEDTRLKVRFIVEVAWQAHFVTNMFIRPSHFDLENYGEPDFTVINGSKTTNPNWEEQELNSENFVMFNLTEKLQIIGGTWYGGEMKKGMFAMMNYYLPLKGMASMHCSANVGEEGDVALFFGLSGTGKTTLSADPKRYLIGDDEHGWDNNGVFNYEGGCYAKVIDLSSEKEPDIFRAIKRDALLENVVVNDGVCDYTDGSITENTRVSYPIYHINKIVLPSKAGHASKIVYLSADAFGVLPPVSILDENQAQYHFLCGYTSKLAGTERGITEPEPSFSPAFGEAFLTLHPTMYSKTLIGKMKEHGAKAYLVNTGWNGTGKRISLKDTRAIIDSIIDGSIENADKTTIPVMNLEIPTSLPNVSEGILDPRATYNDVAEWEEKAKDLAAKYIKNFEQYCGNDEAKKLIASGPQLQEQTI; translated from the coding sequence ATGAAAAACGCTAAAATCATCCAGGATTTACAAAAATTAGGGATTAAAGGAGAGTATGAATTAACTTATAATCCTTCGTACGAAGAGTTATATCAAGCGGAAATTTCACCTGAAAATCAAGGTTTTGAAAAAGCTGAACTTACAGAATCTGGTGCTGTATCTGTACAGACAGGAATTTTCACAGGCCGTTCGCCAAAAGACAGGTATATTGTTCAGGATGATGTTACGAAGGATACTATTTTTTGGGATGGTAAAGTAAACTTACCAACTACACCTGAAATTTTCCAATCATGTAAAGATTTAGTGTTACAACAACTTTCCGGTGCCAAAAAAATCTATGTTGTCGATACTTTTTGCGGTACCAATGAAGATACAAGACTGAAAGTAAGATTTATCGTAGAAGTTGCATGGCAAGCGCATTTTGTGACCAATATGTTTATCCGTCCTTCACATTTTGATTTAGAAAACTATGGAGAGCCGGATTTTACGGTAATCAACGGTTCAAAAACTACAAATCCAAATTGGGAAGAGCAGGAATTGAACTCTGAGAACTTTGTAATGTTCAACCTTACAGAAAAACTTCAGATTATTGGAGGAACTTGGTACGGAGGAGAAATGAAAAAAGGAATGTTTGCCATGATGAATTATTACCTTCCATTAAAAGGTATGGCGTCGATGCACTGTTCTGCAAACGTAGGTGAAGAAGGAGATGTAGCGTTATTCTTCGGGCTCTCCGGAACAGGAAAAACTACTTTATCAGCAGATCCTAAAAGATATTTAATTGGTGATGACGAGCACGGTTGGGATAATAACGGAGTTTTCAACTACGAAGGTGGTTGTTATGCTAAAGTAATCGACTTATCATCAGAAAAAGAACCGGATATTTTCAGAGCTATCAAAAGAGATGCACTTCTTGAAAATGTTGTGGTAAACGATGGTGTTTGTGATTATACAGACGGTTCTATCACAGAAAACACAAGAGTTTCTTACCCGATTTACCATATTAATAAAATAGTTTTACCTTCTAAAGCAGGTCATGCAAGCAAGATTGTTTATCTTTCTGCTGATGCTTTCGGAGTTTTGCCTCCGGTTTCGATTTTAGATGAAAATCAAGCACAATATCACTTCCTTTGCGGTTATACTTCAAAATTAGCTGGAACTGAAAGAGGAATTACAGAACCGGAACCTTCATTCTCACCGGCATTTGGTGAAGCATTCCTTACATTACACCCAACAATGTATTCTAAAACTTTGATTGGGAAAATGAAAGAACACGGTGCAAAAGCCTATTTGGTAAACACAGGTTGGAATGGTACAGGAAAAAGAATTTCGCTGAAAGATACAAGAGCAATTATTGATTCTATCATCGATGGATCAATTGAGAATGCTGATAAAACTACAATTCCGGTGATGAATCTTGAAATACCAACTTCATTGCCAAATGTTTCTGAAGGAATTTTAGATCCAAGAGCTACGTACAATGACGTTGCAGAATGGGAAGAAAAAGCAAAAGATCTTGCTGCAAAATATATCAAAAACTTCGAGCAGTACTGCGGTAATGACGAAGCAAAGAAGCTGATTGCCTCTGGTCCACAATTGCAGGAACAGACCATTTAG
- a CDS encoding type II 3-dehydroquinate dehydratase: MKVLIINGPNLNLLGTREPEIYGTVSMRDYLGKLKSEFPSHDLKYYQSNIEGELINRLQEDDFDAVIINPGAFTHYSYAIADCLKNIQKPKVEVHISNIYKREEFRQKSVTAANTDAVLSGFGMDGYRLAILSLKS, from the coding sequence ATGAAAGTTTTAATTATCAACGGTCCGAATCTGAATCTTTTAGGAACAAGAGAACCTGAAATCTATGGAACTGTTTCTATGAGAGATTATTTGGGAAAATTAAAGTCTGAATTTCCTTCACATGATTTAAAATATTATCAGTCAAATATTGAAGGCGAACTCATCAACAGACTTCAGGAAGATGATTTTGATGCGGTGATTATCAATCCAGGAGCTTTCACGCATTATTCTTACGCAATTGCGGATTGTTTAAAGAATATTCAGAAGCCGAAAGTGGAAGTTCACATTAGCAATATTTACAAAAGAGAAGAATTCCGTCAAAAATCAGTTACTGCAGCAAATACAGATGCTGTTTTGTCAGGATTTGGAATGGATGGATATCGATTGGCTATTTTGAGTTTGAAATCTTAA